In Vibrio alfacsensis, the following proteins share a genomic window:
- a CDS encoding 1-pyrroline-5-carboxylate dehydrogenase, with amino-acid sequence MVHQITYFKDAFSAWEQWNLTDFDYKCEHLLALKSAAEEQHAVVGKVIAYHLQQASSLLAETHQLVGPTGETNELYAAGRGVALIICENDLTNTENALYSTFAMITCALIAGNSVVICSDNTEFNQLVNHAVASATFPSNLVQVVAYDASSPLLDSDVRSVGYVGYSQVEHALNLQLAKRDGAIVGLVSETDLESPTVAHDPHLSLRFITERTRTINITAVGGNATLLELGSDAH; translated from the coding sequence ATGGTTCATCAGATCACCTATTTTAAAGATGCATTCTCTGCATGGGAGCAGTGGAATCTGACCGATTTTGATTATAAATGTGAGCACTTACTTGCACTTAAATCTGCTGCTGAAGAGCAACACGCTGTGGTTGGTAAAGTTATCGCTTACCACTTGCAACAAGCGTCAAGCTTATTAGCAGAGACACATCAGTTAGTGGGACCGACAGGCGAAACTAACGAGTTGTACGCGGCGGGGCGCGGTGTGGCTTTGATCATTTGTGAAAATGATCTAACGAACACTGAGAATGCGTTGTACAGCACTTTTGCAATGATCACTTGTGCCCTAATTGCGGGTAACAGTGTGGTGATTTGCAGTGACAATACAGAGTTTAATCAATTGGTTAATCACGCTGTGGCGTCAGCAACTTTCCCATCTAACCTAGTCCAAGTGGTTGCGTACGATGCGTCTTCCCCGCTGTTAGACAGTGACGTGCGCAGTGTTGGTTATGTTGGGTATTCACAGGTTGAGCATGCGCTTAACTTACAACTGGCTAAGCGTGACGGTGCCATCGTCGGTTTAGTGTCTGAAACGGATTTGGAGTCACCGACGGTGGCTCACGATCCTCATTTGTCGTTACGCTTTATTACCGAGCGTACTCGAACGATAAATATTACAGCGGTGGGTGGTAACGCGACTCTACTCGAGTTGGGAAGCGACGCCCACTAA